One window of the Candidatus Binatus sp. genome contains the following:
- a CDS encoding cell envelope integrity protein TolA produces the protein MLAGLLAPAIVQAASDKTVTLYADPATGQVFMKPARNRVRIGDYIPAQSTQEIERRIEMKTQQQLEQDRNAMKAEMEQRRVQQQQWNAEMAKQVGEIQPFAREFGDRWYKKISVGTLVFADYRYMTHTGFGPGFLDTPQTWPGVGNNSFSSFDISRAYLDFKFTPDDNFMMRVTTDAYATIGTASGDAVGKNTSWGSQLDGNLGIRLKYAYLDYNTFFKKVLKVAPMSEDKFTFGQEQNPLVDWEEALYGFRYVNLIPWNYLSLSSTQDGFSMKGPIKFNELQYADYDIGVFNDANFHQFEQSNYKQVMGRISAYPFGAKSRFQGLGITGFYNYGYANKPADLNGGPNNAGRTGNLQRIAVLMHYTAETWGIAGECDSGHNAFSSGNMFSGSGPLDQFTTPAKPTGFAQFDTMAKGILDNGQANQEGWDFFGHYDIPHTPFTIFGMYQQFLPNTNASKNPLDFYRWVAGVQYLVNKNLRFAIDSQNLTYYHDQFTFPGSELTALSGKGQKDTEFAVPRDTHALMLNMEFKY, from the coding sequence ATGCTTGCCGGACTGCTAGCGCCAGCTATCGTGCAGGCTGCCAGCGACAAGACGGTCACGCTCTACGCCGATCCGGCTACCGGCCAGGTCTTCATGAAGCCGGCGCGCAATCGCGTCAGGATCGGCGACTACATCCCGGCGCAATCGACGCAGGAGATCGAGCGCCGGATCGAGATGAAGACCCAGCAGCAGCTTGAGCAAGATCGCAATGCGATGAAGGCCGAGATGGAGCAGCGCCGCGTTCAGCAGCAGCAGTGGAACGCCGAGATGGCCAAGCAGGTCGGCGAGATACAGCCGTTCGCGCGCGAGTTCGGCGATCGTTGGTACAAGAAGATCTCGGTCGGCACGCTGGTCTTCGCCGACTATCGCTACATGACTCACACCGGCTTTGGGCCAGGGTTTCTCGATACCCCGCAGACCTGGCCGGGGGTTGGGAACAACAGCTTTAGTTCGTTCGACATTTCGCGAGCTTATCTGGATTTCAAGTTCACGCCCGACGACAATTTCATGATGCGCGTTACCACCGACGCTTACGCGACCATCGGGACTGCCAGCGGCGATGCAGTCGGCAAGAACACCAGTTGGGGGAGTCAGCTCGACGGTAACCTCGGTATCCGTCTGAAGTACGCCTATCTCGACTACAACACCTTCTTCAAGAAAGTGCTCAAGGTCGCGCCGATGAGTGAAGACAAGTTCACTTTCGGCCAGGAGCAGAACCCGCTAGTCGATTGGGAAGAAGCCCTCTATGGCTTCCGCTACGTCAATCTGATTCCGTGGAACTATCTGAGCCTAAGCTCGACGCAGGACGGCTTCTCGATGAAGGGTCCGATCAAGTTCAACGAGTTGCAGTACGCCGACTATGACATCGGCGTGTTCAACGACGCGAACTTCCATCAGTTCGAGCAGAGCAACTACAAGCAGGTGATGGGTAGAATCTCAGCCTACCCCTTTGGCGCCAAGTCGCGCTTCCAAGGCCTGGGCATCACCGGCTTCTACAACTACGGCTATGCTAATAAGCCGGCCGATCTAAATGGCGGCCCCAACAACGCCGGCCGCACCGGCAATCTGCAGCGCATCGCAGTGCTGATGCACTATACGGCGGAGACCTGGGGAATCGCGGGCGAGTGCGACAGCGGCCACAACGCGTTCAGCAGCGGCAATATGTTCTCAGGCAGCGGTCCACTCGATCAGTTCACGACGCCGGCGAAGCCTACGGGCTTTGCGCAATTCGACACGATGGCGAAAGGCATCCTCGACAACGGCCAGGCGAACCAGGAAGGATGGGATTTCTTCGGCCACTACGACATCCCGCACACTCCGTTTACGATATTCGGCATGTACCAGCAGTTCCTGCCGAATACCAACGCGAGCAAGAACCCGCTCGACTTCTACCGATGGGTAGCTGGTGTTCAGTACCTGGTTAACAAGAACCTGCGTTTCGCCATTGACAGCCAGAACCTGACTTACTATCACGACCAGTTCACGTTCCCGGGCAGCGAGTTAACGGCTCTCTCCGGAAAGGGGCAAAAGGACACTGAATTTGCGGTGCCGCGCGACACTCACGCGTTGATGCTGAACATGGAGTTCAAATACTAA
- the pstS gene encoding phosphate ABC transporter substrate-binding protein PstS: MQKRRLLPVLLGVIAIAVGGFERSARADLLINGAGATFPYPIYSKWFDVYAKENPGIKFNYQSIGSGGGIRMLSNRTVDVGATDAPLTDAQLAAAPANILHFPSVMGADVIAYNLPDFSGTMRLTGPVIADIFMGKITKWDDDKIKALNPGASIPSTDVVVCHRSDGSGTSYIFTDYLSKVSPGWSSDVGKGTSVKWPAGLGGKGNEGVTALVQQTPGAIGYVELIYALNNKIPFAEIQNKAGNWVQASLEGVTAAAASGSGNMPADFRVSITEAPGADAYPISSFTWLLVYQKQTKKDVGEQIKKFLQWALHDGQKYAPELKYAPLPAAVVQKEEAQLQTIQVP, from the coding sequence ACGACTGTTACCGGTGCTACTTGGTGTGATCGCGATCGCGGTCGGCGGATTCGAGCGATCGGCTCGCGCCGATTTGCTGATTAACGGCGCTGGCGCGACCTTCCCGTATCCGATCTACTCGAAATGGTTCGACGTTTACGCGAAAGAAAATCCCGGCATCAAGTTCAACTATCAATCGATCGGCTCCGGCGGTGGCATTCGGATGCTGTCGAATCGCACCGTCGATGTGGGCGCGACCGACGCGCCCCTGACCGACGCACAGCTCGCCGCCGCTCCGGCAAACATCCTGCATTTTCCGTCCGTAATGGGCGCCGATGTGATCGCCTACAACCTGCCGGACTTCAGCGGCACGATGCGCCTGACAGGGCCGGTCATCGCCGACATCTTCATGGGCAAGATCACCAAATGGGACGACGACAAGATTAAGGCACTGAATCCCGGCGCGTCGATTCCTTCGACCGACGTCGTGGTATGCCATCGCTCGGACGGTAGCGGCACCTCGTACATCTTCACCGACTACCTATCCAAGGTTAGTCCTGGCTGGTCGTCTGATGTCGGCAAAGGCACCTCGGTCAAGTGGCCGGCCGGACTAGGCGGCAAGGGCAATGAAGGCGTTACCGCCCTGGTCCAGCAGACGCCCGGCGCGATCGGCTATGTCGAGTTGATTTACGCGCTCAACAACAAGATCCCGTTCGCCGAGATTCAGAACAAGGCGGGTAACTGGGTGCAGGCGAGCCTTGAAGGTGTGACCGCCGCGGCCGCATCGGGCTCAGGCAATATGCCGGCCGATTTTCGCGTGTCGATCACGGAGGCGCCGGGAGCCGACGCTTATCCGATCTCATCCTTCACGTGGCTGCTGGTCTATCAGAAGCAGACCAAGAAGGACGTCGGCGAGCAGATCAAGAAATTTCTGCAGTGGGCGCTGCACGACGGACAAAAATACGCGCCCGAACTGAAGTACGCGCCGCTACCGGCGGCAGTGGTTCAAAAGGAAGAGGCACAGCTGCAGACAATTCAGGTTCCTTAG